A window of Sporanaerobacter acetigenes DSM 13106 contains these coding sequences:
- a CDS encoding helix-turn-helix domain-containing protein has protein sequence MSEILKKIRIEKGYTQEYMAEKLGYKDKSGYNHLENGNVKLSVDRAIKISKILNVDPSIFFTKEVQETSTNNRIV, from the coding sequence ATGAGTGAAATTTTAAAAAAGATACGTATAGAAAAAGGATATACTCAAGAATATATGGCTGAAAAGCTTGGCTATAAGGATAAAAGCGGATACAATCACCTTGAAAATGGAAATGTGAAACTTTCTGTTGATAGAGCAATAAAAATATCCAAAATTTTAAATGTTGATCCGAGCATTTTTTTTACTAAAGAGGTTCAAGAAACTTCAACTAACAATCGCATAGTATAG
- a CDS encoding helix-turn-helix domain-containing protein: MTIAEATAQRILDLCQENNISINKLANLSGITQSTLNSIVNGESKNPQLKTIVKICYGLDISLKTFFDSYIFDDLDVF, translated from the coding sequence TTGACTATTGCTGAGGCTACTGCTCAAAGAATATTAGATTTATGCCAAGAAAATAACATTAGTATAAATAAACTTGCTAACTTATCAGGGATTACTCAGTCAACTTTAAATAGCATTGTTAATGGTGAGAGTAAAAACCCCCAACTTAAAACTATCGTAAAAATTTGTTACGGCTTAGACATATCTTTAAAGACATTCTTTGATAGCTACATCTTTGATGACTTAGATGTTTTCTAA
- a CDS encoding antA/AntB antirepressor family protein, with translation MNGLIKVEIDNKGQQIISARELHGKLGINKRFSSWWENQVERLGLEENKTYCTSRYTNNNNQEFIDYVIPIDIAKHLCMVSGGEKAWRIRDYFIEVEKQWNSPESVMARALQIANVKMLDYQNKVIELSGKLEMLTHSNKLYTTTEIAKELGFRSATALNKELEKNKIQYKVNRTWVLTASYSERGYVSIKQNVLENGKVVYDRKWTETGRQFLLDIFQKKEIA, from the coding sequence ATGAACGGTTTAATCAAAGTTGAAATTGATAATAAAGGTCAACAAATTATAAGTGCAAGAGAATTGCATGGAAAATTAGGAATCAATAAAAGATTTTCGTCTTGGTGGGAAAATCAAGTAGAAAGACTTGGGTTAGAAGAAAATAAAACCTACTGTACCTCAAGGTACACTAACAATAATAATCAAGAATTCATTGATTATGTCATTCCAATTGATATAGCTAAACATTTATGTATGGTATCTGGTGGAGAAAAAGCTTGGAGAATTAGAGATTATTTTATAGAAGTAGAAAAGCAATGGAATTCGCCTGAAAGCGTTATGGCTAGAGCATTACAAATAGCTAATGTGAAAATGTTAGACTACCAGAACAAAGTCATAGAATTATCCGGGAAACTTGAAATGCTTACACATTCAAATAAATTGTATACAACTACAGAAATAGCAAAGGAACTAGGTTTTAGAAGTGCTACGGCTTTAAATAAGGAATTAGAAAAAAACAAAATACAGTACAAGGTAAATAGAACTTGGGTTTTAACTGCTAGTTATTCAGAAAGAGGATATGTAAGCATAAAACAAAACGTTCTTGAAAACGGAAAAGTTGTTTATGACAGAAAATGGACTGAAACTGGAAGACAATTTTTATTAGATATATTTCAAAAAAAAGAAATAGCTTAA
- a CDS encoding helix-turn-helix domain-containing protein — MQLGNRIRTLRLELKMSQTELGKRALIPQTTISDWENSKSIPNVEEIKRIAKALGVSVVELLDDKPA, encoded by the coding sequence ATGCAGCTAGGTAATAGAATTAGAACTTTAAGACTTGAACTAAAAATGAGTCAAACAGAACTTGGTAAAAGAGCTTTAATTCCACAGACTACAATATCAGATTGGGAGAATTCAAAGAGTATCCCAAACGTAGAGGAAATAAAAAGAATAGCAAAAGCCTTAGGAGTATCAGTAGTAGAATTGTTGGATGATAAACCAGCATAG